A window of the Anaerolineae bacterium genome harbors these coding sequences:
- a CDS encoding SDR family oxidoreductase, whose amino-acid sequence VETDLTAGLPEELKAKAIEYTLLGRMGKPEEIAAAVVFLASDEAGFITGQVLAVDGGLAL is encoded by the coding sequence TTGTCGAGACCGACCTGACCGCCGGCCTGCCCGAGGAGCTGAAGGCCAAGGCCATCGAATACACCCTGCTGGGCCGCATGGGCAAGCCGGAGGAGATCGCCGCCGCGGTCGTTTTCCTGGCCTCGGACGAGGCCGGCTTCATCACCGGCCAGGTGCTGGCTGTGGACGGCGGGCTGGCGCTGTAA